In Flavivirga abyssicola, the following are encoded in one genomic region:
- the yidD gene encoding membrane protein insertion efficiency factor YidD, translated as MLKKLLIAPFLLLIKVYQTLISPLTPATCRFHPTCSHYTKEALQKHGLFKGGWLAIKRIFSCHPWGGSGYDPVP; from the coding sequence ATGCTAAAAAAACTACTAATAGCACCGTTTTTATTATTGATAAAAGTGTATCAAACGCTTATATCTCCGTTAACACCTGCTACCTGTAGATTCCACCCCACCTGCTCACACTATACTAAAGAAGCTTTACAGAAACATGGTTTATTTAAAGGCGGTTGGCTGGCTATAAAACGTATTTTTAGCTGCCACCCATGGGGAGGTAGTGGATATGATCCTGTGCCCTGA
- the cysS gene encoding cysteine--tRNA ligase gives MPLFQHQQIKLYNSLTGKKETFKPINEGYVGMYVCGPTVYSNVHLGNVRTFMSFDMVFRYLKHLGYKVRYVRNITDAGHLENDADAGEDKITKKARLEQIEPMEVVQRYTVDFHNILNTLNFLPPSIEPTATGHIIEQIELITNIIDNGFAYEVNGSVYFDVHKFNETNDYGKLSKRKLEDLIHNTRELDGQSDKKNPQDFALWKKAEPQHIMRWPSPWSDGFPGWHLECTAMSTKYLGDQFDIHGGGMDLKFPHHECEIAQNEAAKGKSPVNYWMHANMLELNGQRMSKTTGNTVNPDELLSGNNKFFSKAYSPSVIRFFNAQSSYRSVLDLTDDGLLASEKGFYRLMDAVNLLDDLKPSKTSSIDVNSWKQTCYDAMNDDFNSPILIAHLFEAAKYINQIKDGSETLSAEDLNTFKATINNFVFDVLGLKNATKSDSGTDKLSGAVDILIKLRQEARANKDFALSDKIRDELAEVGIQLKDGKDGTTFSTN, from the coding sequence ATGCCACTTTTTCAGCATCAACAAATAAAATTATACAATTCACTTACAGGTAAAAAAGAAACATTCAAACCCATTAACGAAGGTTATGTGGGCATGTATGTATGTGGTCCAACCGTATACAGCAATGTACATTTAGGAAATGTTAGAACTTTCATGTCTTTTGATATGGTTTTTAGGTATCTAAAACATTTAGGTTACAAAGTGCGTTATGTTAGAAATATTACCGATGCTGGTCATTTAGAAAATGATGCTGATGCTGGAGAAGACAAAATCACCAAAAAAGCACGTTTAGAACAAATTGAACCGATGGAAGTTGTGCAACGTTATACTGTTGATTTTCATAACATTCTTAATACGCTTAATTTTTTACCGCCCAGTATAGAACCTACTGCTACAGGCCATATTATTGAACAAATCGAATTAATAACAAATATTATTGATAATGGGTTTGCATATGAGGTAAATGGTTCCGTTTATTTCGATGTTCACAAATTCAATGAAACTAATGATTACGGAAAATTAAGTAAGCGTAAACTTGAAGATTTAATTCATAATACCCGAGAATTAGATGGTCAAAGTGATAAAAAGAATCCACAAGACTTTGCGCTTTGGAAAAAAGCAGAACCACAACATATTATGCGTTGGCCGTCTCCTTGGAGCGATGGTTTTCCTGGGTGGCATTTAGAATGTACAGCCATGAGTACAAAATATCTAGGTGACCAATTTGATATTCACGGTGGTGGAATGGATTTAAAATTTCCACATCATGAATGTGAAATTGCTCAAAACGAAGCTGCTAAAGGCAAATCTCCGGTTAATTATTGGATGCATGCCAATATGCTAGAGCTTAACGGGCAACGGATGTCGAAAACTACAGGAAATACAGTGAATCCTGATGAGCTATTATCTGGAAACAACAAATTCTTTAGTAAGGCTTATAGCCCTAGTGTCATTAGATTTTTTAATGCACAGTCATCTTACAGAAGTGTTTTAGATTTAACTGATGATGGTTTATTAGCTAGTGAAAAAGGATTCTACAGATTGATGGATGCCGTTAACCTTCTAGACGATCTAAAACCTTCTAAAACATCATCTATTGATGTTAATTCATGGAAACAGACATGTTATGATGCCATGAATGATGATTTTAATTCGCCTATTTTGATTGCTCATTTATTTGAGGCTGCAAAATATATCAATCAAATAAAAGACGGTTCTGAAACCTTATCTGCAGAAGATTTAAACACGTTTAAGGCTACTATTAACAACTTTGTTTTTGATGTGTTAGGTCTTAAAAATGCCACTAAAAGTGATTCTGGAACTGATAAATTATCTGGAGCCGTAGATATTTTAATAAAACTAAGACAAGAAGCAAGAGCTAATAAAGACTTTGCTTTATCCGATAAGATCCGTGACGAACTGGCAGAAGTTGGTATTCAACTTAAAGATGGCAAAGACGGCACGACTTTTTCGACTAATTAA
- a CDS encoding four helix bundle protein, translated as MHIYSFEKLEVWKEAIKLAVNTYKITDLYPNEEKFGLVSQMRRSSVSISSNIAEGTARLTNKDKAHFMTIAYGSTLELLNQAIISKELNFISEKSYKNIRLEVESITNKINALKKHFLKA; from the coding sequence ATGCATATTTATTCGTTTGAAAAATTAGAAGTTTGGAAAGAAGCTATTAAACTAGCTGTTAATACTTATAAAATAACAGATTTATATCCAAATGAAGAAAAATTTGGATTAGTCTCTCAGATGAGGAGAAGCTCTGTTTCAATTTCATCTAATATTGCAGAAGGCACTGCAAGACTTACCAATAAAGATAAGGCTCACTTCATGACAATAGCATATGGTTCTACACTTGAATTGTTAAACCAAGCTATAATTTCAAAAGAACTTAATTTTATTTCTGAAAAAAGCTACAAAAATATTAGATTAGAGGTTGAATCAATAACCAATAAGATCAATGCTTTAAAAAAGCATTTTTTGAAGGCTTAA
- the folE gene encoding GTP cyclohydrolase I FolE — MKIENNIEEFESLGDDHIGTSSNTPLRNDAFKLSNEEKIDIIKDDVRHIMETLGLDLTDDSLNGTPNRVAKMFVKEIFGGLDPKKKPNASTFENKYKYGEMLVEKNITVYSTCEHHLLPIVGKAHIAYISNGTVVGLSKMNRIVDYFAKRPQVQERLTIQVVKELQEVLKTQDVACVIDAKHLCVNSRGIRDIESSTVTSEFGGKFKEEATRREFLDYIKLDTKF, encoded by the coding sequence ATGAAAATTGAAAATAACATAGAAGAGTTTGAATCTTTAGGAGATGACCATATCGGAACTTCTTCAAACACACCATTACGAAATGATGCCTTTAAGCTTTCTAATGAAGAAAAAATAGATATTATTAAAGATGATGTGAGACACATAATGGAAACTTTAGGTCTTGATTTAACAGACGACAGCTTAAATGGTACACCTAACCGTGTTGCTAAAATGTTTGTTAAAGAAATTTTTGGAGGGCTAGACCCGAAGAAAAAACCAAATGCATCCACATTTGAAAACAAGTATAAATACGGAGAGATGCTAGTTGAAAAAAACATCACTGTTTATTCAACTTGCGAACATCACTTACTACCTATCGTTGGAAAAGCGCATATAGCTTATATTTCTAACGGAACTGTTGTTGGCTTATCTAAAATGAATCGTATTGTAGATTATTTTGCTAAGCGTCCACAAGTACAGGAACGTCTTACTATTCAAGTCGTTAAAGAACTTCAGGAGGTTTTAAAAACACAGGATGTTGCTTGTGTTATAGATGCCAAACATTTATGCGTTAATTCAAGAGGTATTAGGGACATTGAAAGCAGTACAGTAACTTCAGAATTTGGGGGGAAATTTAAAGAAGAAGCAACTCGTAGAGAATTTTTAGATTACATAAAATTAGATACAAAATTTTAG
- a CDS encoding OmpP1/FadL family transporter gives MKKLHVLFIGVLSMSTIYAQDISDAIRFSQDEIQGSARFRALSGAFGALGGDMSAVSLNPAGSAVFSRSHASFSLSNKETENKTQYFNGINNSSESNFDINQGGATFVFASNTNSPWRKFTIAIAYERTNDYDSNWRASGVNTDDDPSFSNSIASYFYDYADGKRLDEISALPNESQSSAYQNIGDFYGFAHQQAFLGFDSFILEPDDLGNDANTSYSANISPGNFDHDYSYLSTGYNGKVTFNMAAQYEDNLYLGLNLNSHFIDYERSTLLFEDNSNTGSIVNSIEFENNLSTTGSGFSFQLGGILKLSNEFRVGVTYDSPTWYTIEEESTQYLSTVRDEGSGPEVQVINPNVINIHPQYKLQTPSKLTGSLAYVFGKQGLISFDYSRKDYSQTKFRPTSDYTDLNNNISNTLTDASTYRLGGEYKHKQFSFRGGYRFEESPYADGVTIGDLTGYSLGIGYNFGNTKLDITYDQSERSSVNSFYNLRFDRPASAEIDRTNSNITLSLSFNI, from the coding sequence ATGAAAAAGTTACATGTACTATTCATAGGTGTTCTATCTATGTCTACAATTTACGCTCAAGATATTAGTGATGCTATAAGATTTTCTCAAGATGAAATACAAGGGTCTGCTCGTTTTAGAGCATTGAGCGGTGCTTTTGGTGCTTTAGGTGGCGATATGAGTGCTGTGAGTTTAAACCCGGCCGGCTCTGCTGTTTTTAGTAGAAGTCATGCTTCTTTTTCCTTATCTAATAAAGAAACAGAAAACAAAACCCAATATTTTAATGGTATAAACAATTCTAGCGAATCTAATTTTGATATTAATCAAGGTGGTGCTACTTTTGTATTTGCTTCTAATACTAATTCTCCATGGCGAAAATTCACAATTGCTATTGCTTACGAAAGGACTAATGACTACGACTCTAATTGGAGAGCTAGTGGTGTAAATACAGATGACGATCCTTCTTTCAGTAACTCGATTGCTAGCTATTTCTACGATTATGCAGATGGTAAAAGATTAGATGAAATATCTGCTTTACCTAATGAATCGCAAAGCAGTGCCTATCAAAACATAGGTGATTTTTATGGTTTTGCTCATCAGCAAGCATTTTTAGGTTTTGATTCGTTCATTCTTGAACCTGATGATCTTGGTAACGACGCCAACACGTCATATTCTGCTAATATTAGCCCTGGAAATTTTGATCATGATTATTCTTATTTATCAACAGGATATAATGGCAAAGTAACATTTAATATGGCAGCTCAATATGAAGACAATTTGTATTTAGGGTTGAATTTAAATTCTCATTTTATTGATTATGAACGATCTACTCTGTTATTTGAGGACAATTCAAATACTGGATCTATCGTAAATAGCATAGAATTTGAAAATAATTTATCTACTACCGGTAGTGGTTTTTCTTTCCAATTAGGAGGCATATTAAAGTTATCAAATGAATTTAGAGTTGGTGTGACTTACGATTCACCTACCTGGTATACCATTGAAGAGGAATCGACACAATATCTGTCTACTGTAAGAGACGAAGGAAGCGGCCCAGAAGTGCAAGTTATAAACCCCAATGTAATAAATATTCATCCGCAATACAAACTACAAACACCTTCAAAATTAACAGGAAGCTTAGCTTATGTTTTTGGTAAACAAGGGTTAATCAGTTTTGATTATTCCCGTAAAGATTATAGTCAGACAAAGTTTAGACCAACATCTGATTATACAGATCTTAACAATAATATAAGTAACACACTTACAGATGCTTCAACCTATAGACTTGGTGGGGAATACAAACATAAACAATTCAGCTTTAGAGGCGGGTATCGTTTTGAAGAGAGTCCCTATGCAGATGGTGTTACCATTGGTGATTTAACTGGGTATTCTTTAGGAATTGGTTACAATTTTGGTAACACAAAATTAGATATTACTTATGATCAATCTGAACGTTCGTCTGTAAACAGTTTTTATAATTTAAGATTTGACAGACCTGCATCAGCAGAAATAGATCGAACAAACTCTAACATAACGTTATCCTTAAGTTTCAATATTTAA
- the proS gene encoding proline--tRNA ligase, with amino-acid sequence MSKKLTSRAEDYSKWYNELVVKADLAENSAVRGCMVIKPYGYAIWEKMQAELDKMFKETGHQNAYFPLFVPKSLFEAEEKNAEGFAKECAIVTHYRLQNDPDKKGKLRVDPEAKLEEELIVRPTSEAIIWNTYRGWIQSYRDLPLLINQWANVVRWEMRTRLFLRTAEFLWQEGHTAHETKAEALTEAKLMNNVYATFVENFMAIPVIQGVKTESERFAGAEETYCIEALMQDGKALQAGTSHFLGQNFAKAFDVKYANKEGKQDYVWATSWGVSTRLMGALIMTHSDDNGLVLPPSLAPNQVVIVPIYKSEEDLNAITEVANGILSNLRGKNISVKFDNRTTHRPGAKFAQHELQGVPLRIAIGPKDLANGTVEIARRDTLTKQTVNLEDLTETVESLLKEIQEALFNKALDFRNAHITEVDTFEEFKDTLETKTGFISAHWDGTNETEEKIKEITKATIRCIPLDMKAVEGVCVYSGNPSKGRVLFAKAY; translated from the coding sequence ATGAGTAAAAAACTTACTAGTAGAGCGGAAGATTATTCGAAATGGTATAACGAATTGGTTGTAAAGGCTGATCTAGCTGAGAATTCGGCAGTTAGAGGATGTATGGTTATTAAACCCTATGGATATGCTATTTGGGAAAAAATGCAGGCAGAATTAGATAAAATGTTTAAAGAAACAGGTCATCAAAACGCATATTTTCCATTATTTGTGCCCAAAAGTTTATTTGAAGCAGAAGAAAAAAACGCAGAAGGATTTGCTAAAGAATGTGCAATTGTAACCCATTACAGATTACAAAATGATCCTGATAAGAAAGGAAAATTACGTGTTGATCCGGAAGCCAAATTAGAAGAAGAATTAATTGTACGACCTACAAGTGAAGCCATTATTTGGAATACATATAGAGGATGGATTCAATCATATAGAGATTTACCGCTTTTAATAAATCAATGGGCTAATGTGGTGCGTTGGGAAATGCGAACACGTTTGTTTTTGCGTACTGCTGAATTTTTATGGCAGGAAGGGCATACAGCACATGAAACAAAAGCTGAAGCTTTAACAGAAGCTAAATTAATGAATAATGTTTACGCAACGTTTGTCGAAAACTTTATGGCTATCCCTGTAATACAGGGTGTGAAAACTGAGAGTGAACGCTTTGCAGGAGCCGAAGAAACTTACTGTATTGAAGCATTAATGCAAGATGGAAAAGCACTGCAAGCAGGGACTTCTCATTTTCTTGGTCAGAACTTCGCAAAAGCTTTTGATGTTAAGTATGCTAATAAAGAAGGTAAACAAGATTATGTTTGGGCAACCTCTTGGGGAGTTTCTACTCGATTAATGGGGGCATTAATTATGACACATAGTGATGATAACGGATTGGTTTTGCCGCCTAGCTTAGCGCCAAATCAAGTTGTTATTGTGCCTATTTATAAGAGTGAGGAAGATTTAAATGCTATTACTGAAGTTGCTAATGGTATTTTGAGCAATTTAAGAGGAAAAAATATATCTGTGAAGTTTGATAATAGAACAACTCACAGACCAGGTGCGAAATTTGCGCAGCATGAATTGCAAGGTGTTCCATTGCGTATAGCTATCGGACCTAAAGATTTAGCAAATGGTACTGTGGAAATCGCCCGTAGGGATACATTGACCAAGCAAACGGTTAATTTAGAAGATTTAACAGAAACAGTTGAAAGCTTACTAAAAGAAATTCAAGAAGCACTATTTAATAAAGCTCTGGATTTTAGAAATGCTCACATTACCGAGGTAGACACTTTTGAAGAGTTTAAAGATACTTTAGAAACAAAAACTGGATTTATTTCTGCACATTGGGATGGTACTAATGAAACTGAAGAAAAAATTAAAGAAATAACTAAGGCAACTATTCGTTGTATTCCTTTGGATATGAAGGCAGTTGAAGGGGTTTGTGTGTATTCTGGAAATCCTTCTAAAGGTAGAGTATTGTTTGCAAAAGCATATTAA
- the rpsT gene encoding 30S ribosomal protein S20, with protein MANHKSALKRIRSNESKRLLNKYQHKTTRNAIKKLRELTDKKEAEALFPSIVSMLDKLAKKNVIHANKAANLKSGLAKHVAAL; from the coding sequence ATGGCAAATCATAAGTCAGCGTTAAAAAGAATTAGAAGTAACGAATCTAAGCGTTTATTAAACAAGTATCAGCACAAGACTACTCGTAATGCTATTAAGAAATTACGTGAGTTAACTGATAAGAAAGAAGCTGAAGCTTTATTTCCTTCAATAGTATCTATGTTAGATAAATTGGCTAAGAAAAATGTTATTCATGCTAATAAAGCTGCAAACCTTAAATCTGGTTTAGCTAAACATGTTGCTGCACTTTAA
- a CDS encoding alpha-ketoglutarate-dependent dioxygenase AlkB family protein yields MKLFNVKVDSTKNLLPKDGTVNYFGKLLNDKEADYFFKTLLDTIEWRNDEAIIFGKKIITKRKVAWYGENPFEYTYSKTTKLALYWTKELLELKEKVQHKTGETFNSCLLNLYHNGDEGMAWHSDGEKDLKKNGAIASLTLGAERKFAFKHKETKEKISILLEHGSLLIMKDTTQAHWLHRLPPTKLIHTPRINLTFRTIEEN; encoded by the coding sequence ATGAAATTGTTTAATGTAAAAGTAGACTCAACAAAAAACTTGCTACCAAAAGATGGAACTGTAAATTATTTTGGAAAGTTATTAAATGATAAAGAAGCCGATTATTTTTTTAAAACATTGTTAGATACTATTGAATGGCGAAATGATGAAGCCATTATCTTCGGTAAAAAAATAATTACAAAACGAAAAGTAGCCTGGTATGGTGAAAACCCTTTTGAATATACCTATTCCAAAACTACCAAACTAGCATTGTATTGGACAAAAGAGTTATTAGAATTAAAAGAGAAAGTTCAACATAAAACTGGAGAAACGTTTAATTCTTGTTTGCTAAACCTTTATCACAATGGTGACGAAGGCATGGCTTGGCATAGCGATGGAGAAAAAGATTTAAAAAAAAATGGAGCTATAGCATCTTTGACTCTAGGGGCAGAAAGAAAATTTGCTTTTAAACATAAAGAAACCAAAGAAAAAATTAGTATACTATTAGAACACGGTAGTCTGTTGATAATGAAAGATACCACTCAGGCTCATTGGTTACATCGATTGCCTCCAACCAAGTTAATACATACGCCCAGAATAAATTTAACCTTTAGAACTATTGAAGAAAATTAA
- the rho gene encoding transcription termination factor Rho, with translation MFEISQLKEKKLSDLQEIAKKLSVPKYRSLKKLDLVYQILDQQAADPKAVKAVVAPTETTDNKTESKPVKPARKPRQRVQKPTKSAPAKNEEKAPVDKKEEAPKATEKVNTPPSPPVNKQNKEEQRQDNKPKQKNQNDNQQKPHQRRDNNQQKNQHRNQKNGNVDSGNKDGRNRYREPDFEFDAIIESEGVLDIMQDGYGFLRSSDYNYLSSPDDIYVSQSQIRLFGLKTGDTVLGHVRPPKEGEKYFPLIKVSKINGQNPNVVRDRVSFEHLTPLFPQEKFDIAEKQSTISTRIMDLFSPIGKGQRGMIVSQPKTGKTMLLKDVANAIAANHPEVYQMILLIDERPEEVTDMQRNVRGEVIASTFDKEAHEHVKIANIVLEKAKRLVECGHDVVILLDSITRLARAYNTVQPASGKILSGGVDANALHKPKRFFGAARNIENGGSLTIIATALTETGSKMDEVIFEEFKGTGNMELQLDRKISNRRIFPAIDLTSSSTRRDDILLDENTIQRMWVMRKYLADMNPVEAMEFINDRFKQTRNNEEFLISMNG, from the coding sequence ATGTTTGAAATTTCACAATTAAAAGAAAAGAAACTCTCTGATTTACAGGAGATTGCAAAAAAATTGAGCGTCCCCAAATATCGTTCTTTAAAAAAATTAGATCTGGTTTATCAAATACTAGATCAGCAAGCTGCCGATCCAAAAGCAGTTAAAGCTGTTGTGGCTCCAACAGAAACAACAGATAATAAAACAGAAAGCAAGCCAGTAAAACCGGCAAGAAAACCTAGGCAACGTGTTCAAAAACCTACTAAAAGTGCACCTGCTAAGAATGAAGAAAAAGCTCCAGTTGACAAAAAAGAGGAAGCTCCTAAAGCTACTGAAAAAGTTAACACGCCTCCTAGCCCGCCTGTCAATAAACAGAATAAAGAAGAGCAAAGACAGGACAACAAGCCTAAACAAAAAAATCAAAACGACAATCAGCAAAAACCTCACCAGAGACGCGATAACAATCAACAAAAAAATCAACATAGAAACCAAAAGAATGGTAATGTTGACTCTGGTAATAAAGATGGTAGAAATCGTTACAGGGAACCAGATTTTGAATTTGATGCCATTATAGAAAGTGAAGGTGTTTTAGACATTATGCAGGATGGATATGGTTTCTTACGTTCTTCTGATTATAATTATTTATCATCACCAGATGATATTTATGTTTCACAATCACAAATTAGATTATTTGGTTTAAAAACCGGAGATACAGTACTTGGTCATGTAAGACCTCCTAAAGAAGGCGAAAAATATTTCCCTTTAATTAAGGTAAGTAAAATTAATGGTCAAAACCCTAATGTTGTTAGAGATAGAGTTTCTTTTGAGCATTTAACACCATTATTTCCACAAGAGAAATTCGATATCGCTGAAAAACAAAGCACTATATCTACCAGAATAATGGATTTGTTCTCTCCAATAGGAAAAGGGCAACGTGGTATGATTGTATCACAACCGAAAACTGGTAAAACCATGTTATTAAAGGATGTTGCTAATGCTATAGCAGCAAACCATCCTGAAGTATACCAAATGATTTTACTAATTGATGAGCGCCCTGAGGAAGTAACAGATATGCAACGTAATGTACGTGGTGAAGTTATTGCTTCAACCTTCGATAAAGAAGCTCATGAGCATGTGAAAATTGCGAACATCGTACTAGAAAAAGCTAAAAGATTGGTTGAATGTGGTCATGATGTCGTAATTCTTTTAGATTCTATTACACGTTTAGCAAGAGCTTACAATACAGTGCAACCAGCATCTGGTAAAATATTAAGTGGTGGTGTAGACGCGAATGCACTTCACAAACCAAAACGTTTCTTTGGTGCTGCCAGAAACATCGAAAATGGAGGTTCGTTAACCATTATTGCTACTGCATTAACTGAAACTGGTTCTAAAATGGACGAAGTAATCTTCGAAGAATTTAAAGGAACTGGTAACATGGAATTACAATTAGACAGAAAAATTTCTAACCGTAGAATTTTCCCTGCTATCGACCTTACGTCATCAAGTACGCGTCGTGATGATATATTACTTGACGAAAACACAATTCAACGTATGTGGGTAATGCGTAAATATCTAGCAGACATGAACCCTGTTGAAGCTATGGAATTCATTAATGATCGTTTCAAGCAAACACGAAACAACGAAGAGTTTTTAATATCTATGAATGGATAA
- a CDS encoding DUF4293 domain-containing protein, with the protein MLQRIQTIYLLIAAGVSAGLIFVFHLWITNENISVFAKDETLYLGLFLGSAILSLITIFMYKNRKSQFVLGRLNIILNFILLGFFVYQSLNISGETAVSEKGIGMLLPIVSIVFLALANKAIKRDEDLVKSVDRLR; encoded by the coding sequence ATGTTACAGCGTATTCAAACTATCTATCTTTTAATAGCAGCAGGCGTTTCTGCGGGCTTAATTTTTGTATTTCATTTATGGATTACAAATGAGAATATTAGTGTGTTTGCTAAAGACGAAACCTTATATTTAGGACTGTTTTTAGGCTCTGCGATATTGTCTTTAATTACTATTTTTATGTACAAAAATAGGAAGTCTCAATTTGTTTTGGGGCGACTTAACATCATATTAAACTTTATTTTACTAGGATTTTTTGTATATCAATCTCTAAATATATCTGGAGAGACGGCGGTTTCTGAGAAAGGTATTGGGATGCTTCTTCCTATTGTTTCTATCGTGTTTTTGGCATTAGCCAATAAGGCCATCAAAAGGGATGAAGATCTTGTAAAATCTGTAGATCGATTACGATAA
- a CDS encoding metallophosphoesterase family protein: MTKILLLSDTHSYIDNDILKYVKQADEVWHAGDIGDLKVTDAIKKLKPLRAVFGNIDDNKVRVEFPENNRFMCEDVDVWITHIGGYPNAYNMRVREEIKQNPPKLFICGHSHILKVMPDKKLYLLHMNPGAVGKHGFHKTRTMLRFTIDGSKIDNLEVIEFNKR; the protein is encoded by the coding sequence ATGACAAAAATACTATTACTCTCTGATACACACAGTTACATTGATAACGATATTTTAAAATATGTAAAACAAGCGGATGAAGTATGGCATGCAGGCGATATTGGAGATTTAAAAGTAACGGACGCTATTAAAAAACTAAAACCCTTACGTGCCGTTTTTGGTAATATTGATGATAATAAAGTGAGAGTGGAATTTCCAGAAAACAATCGTTTTATGTGTGAAGATGTTGATGTTTGGATAACCCATATTGGTGGATATCCAAATGCTTATAATATGAGAGTTCGAGAGGAAATAAAACAAAATCCTCCTAAACTTTTTATTTGTGGACATTCGCATATTTTAAAAGTAATGCCAGACAAGAAGCTATATTTATTACATATGAATCCTGGAGCTGTTGGTAAACATGGGTTTCATAAAACACGCACCATGCTCCGCTTTACTATTGACGGCAGTAAAATTGATAACTTAGAAGTCATAGAGTTTAATAAACGTTAA
- the truA gene encoding tRNA pseudouridine(38-40) synthase TruA has product MRYFIELSYNGAAYHGWQNQPNDISVQEVVEKALSVLLKETISIMGAGRTDTGVHASQMFAHFDTHVVFNEVNVVYKLNSYLPKDIAIRNIFKVKEETHARFDAKSRTYLYRIALKKDVFSFDNSFYVKQDLNVEKMNEASELLFRYKDFQCFSKSNTDVKTYYCDIMKAKWTIENNELHFVIKADRFLRNMVRAIVGTMINIGLGKIDVEDLHTIIKSKNRSEAGFSVPAHGLYLTEVEYPNDIKIHE; this is encoded by the coding sequence TTGAGGTATTTTATAGAACTTTCTTATAATGGTGCTGCGTATCATGGCTGGCAAAATCAACCTAACGATATCTCAGTACAAGAAGTTGTTGAAAAAGCGTTATCCGTGCTTTTAAAAGAAACTATATCAATTATGGGAGCTGGTCGTACAGATACTGGTGTACACGCATCTCAAATGTTTGCTCATTTTGATACTCATGTCGTTTTTAACGAAGTGAATGTCGTTTATAAATTGAATTCTTATTTACCAAAAGATATCGCGATTCGTAATATTTTTAAAGTAAAAGAAGAGACGCATGCTCGTTTTGATGCAAAAAGCAGAACTTATTTATATAGAATAGCACTAAAAAAGGATGTGTTTTCGTTTGATAATAGTTTTTATGTGAAGCAAGATCTGAATGTTGAAAAAATGAATGAAGCTTCAGAGCTTTTATTTAGGTATAAAGATTTTCAATGCTTTTCAAAAAGTAATACCGATGTAAAAACGTATTATTGCGATATTATGAAAGCAAAATGGACTATAGAAAATAATGAACTTCATTTTGTGATAAAAGCGGATAGATTTTTACGTAATATGGTACGTGCCATTGTTGGCACTATGATTAATATTGGTTTGGGAAAAATTGATGTTGAAGATTTACACACCATTATAAAGTCTAAAAATAGAAGTGAAGCTGGGTTTTCTGTTCCTGCTCACGGGTTATATTTAACAGAAGTAGAATATCCTAACGATATAAAGATACATGAGTAA